One Bos indicus isolate NIAB-ARS_2022 breed Sahiwal x Tharparkar chromosome 10, NIAB-ARS_B.indTharparkar_mat_pri_1.0, whole genome shotgun sequence DNA window includes the following coding sequences:
- the ONECUT1 gene encoding hepatocyte nuclear factor 6 gives MNAQLTMEAIGELHGVSHEPVPAPADLLGGSPHARSSVAHRGSHLPPAHPRSMGMASLLDGGGGSGDYHHHHRAPEHSLAGPLHPTMTMACETPPGMSMPTTYTTLTPLQPLPPISTVSDKFPHHHHHHHHHHHPHHHQRLAGNVSGSFTLMRDERGLASMNNLYTPYHKDVAGMGQSLSPLSGSGLGGIHNSQQGLPHYAHPGAAMPTDKMLTPNGFEAHHPAMLGRHGEQHLTPTSAGMVPINGLPPHHPHAHLNAQGHGQLLGTAREPNPSVTGAQVSNGSNSGQMEEINTKEVAQRITTELKRYSIPQAIFAQRVLCRSQGTLSDLLRNPKPWSKLKSGRETFRRMWKWLQEPEFQRMSALRLAACKRKEQEHGKDRGNTPKKPRLVFTDVQRRTLHAIFKENKRPSKELQITISQQLGLELSTVSNFFMNARRRSLDKWQDEGGSNSGNSSSSSSTCTKA, from the exons ATGAACGCGCAGCTGACCATGGAGGCAATCGGGGAACTGCACGGGGTGAGCCATGAGCCGGTGCCGGCCCCTGCCGACTTGCTGGGCGGCAGCCCCCACGCGCGAAGCTCGGTGGCGCACCGCGGCAGCCACCTGCCCCCGGCGCACCCGCGCTCCATGGGCATGGCGTCCTTGCTGGACGGCGGCGGCGGGAGCGGcgattaccaccaccaccaccgggCCCCCGAGCACAGCCTGGCCGGCCCCCTGCACCCCACCATGACCATGGCCTGCGAGACTCCCCCAGGTATGAGCATGCCCACCACCTACACCACCTTAACCCCTCTGCAGCCGCTGCCGCCCATCTCCACCGTCTCGGACAAGTTcccccaccatcaccatcaccaccaccaccaccaccacccgcaCCACCACCAGCGCCTGGCAGGCAACGTGAGCGGTAGCTTCACGCTCATGCGGGACGAGCGCGGGCTGGCCTCGATGAATAACCTCTATACCCCCTACCACAAGGACGTGGCCGGCATGGGCCAGAGCCTCTCGCCCCTTTCCGGCTCCGGTCTGGGCGGCATCCACAACTCCCAGCAAGGGCTCCCACACTATGCCCACCCGGGTGCCGCCATGCCCACCGACAAAATGCTCACCCCCAACGGCTTCGAAGCCCACCACCCGGCCATGCTCGGTCGTCACGGGGAGCAGCACCTCACGCCCACTTCGGCAGGCATGGTTCCCATCAATGGCCTTCCTCCACACCACCCCCACGCCCACCTGAACGCCCAGGGCCACGGGCAACTCCTGGGCACGGCCCGGGAGCCCAACCCTTCGGTAACCGGTGCGCAGGTCAGCAATGGAAGTAATTCAGGGCAGATGGAAGAGATCAATACCAAAGAGGTGGCGCAGCGTATCACCACCGAGCTCAAGCGCTACAGCATCCCACAGGCCATCTTCGCGCAGAGGGTGCTCTGCCGTTCCCAAGGGACCCTCTCGGACCTGCTACGCAACCCCAAACCCTGGAGCAAACTCAAGTCCGGCCGGGAGACCTTCAGGAGAATGTGGAAGTGGCTGCAGGAGCCGGAATTCCAGCGTATGTCTGCGCTCCGCTTAGCAG CATGCAAAAGGAAAGAGCAAGAACACGGGAAGGATAGAGGCAACACACCCAAAAAGCCCAGGTTGGTCTTCACAGATGTCCAGCGTCGAACTCTACATGCAATATTCAAGGAAAATAAGCGTCCATCCAAAGAATTGCAAATCACCATTTCCCAGCAGCTGGGGTTGGAGCTGAGCACCGTCAGCAACTTCTTCATGAATGCGAGGAGGAGGAGTCTGGACAAGTGGCAGGACGAGGGCGGCTCCAATTCAGGCAACTCATCTTCTTCATCAAGCACTTGTACCAAAGCATGA